A single region of the Silene latifolia isolate original U9 population chromosome 8, ASM4854445v1, whole genome shotgun sequence genome encodes:
- the LOC141596963 gene encoding uncharacterized protein LOC141596963: MACMSSGVEFTEIDGGVGGVAMTFPVNDGGASPKLPRRLRRRLSECRSPVTVEEIEAKLKEADIRRQQFYDLLSSKARPKQRSPSRLSSQEVDLGQRIEAKLNAAEQKRLSILSKAQMRLARLEEVRQAAKNGVQMEVEKKRGELGMKVESRVKQAEANRMLIMKSRRQWRAMRKERTAQSLTRRMIQESKYKEHVQAAIHQKRLSAERKRLGLLEAERSKAHAWSSRVQRVANSIHNQREMERMKKRDQLEDRLQRARRQRAELLKQRKSLNNTPNADSYMMKEQAEKLDRILARFWRRFVETKGTTFFLVKAFEHLNINEKSVRSMPFEQLAYLIGSRSTLEIASSFLDRLEVHLRVRSGNNGSLGMENINHLLKRVATPVRKRYVNQTVKVGKQKKPTPAREKTQSSCELSRYPVRIALCAFMILGHPDAVFSGRGEDEIALAEAATKFIQEFELLTKVILEGGCIKSSSKSNNLTFRSQLEAFDKAWCLYLYRFVVWKVKDAKLLEEDLVRAACQMEVSMMHTCKLSPEGSSSKSNKLTHDMKAIQKQVLEDQTLLKEKVQNLSGVAGIVRMENAISDARARFFSKDTGSPFTSPVAHITSPSSGLSDTSPGIVTCETNIMADGGGQSSSVARSLFKEDIASENPVISACPPAPRGVGAQLSDLTLTPFTENEVLVNEIVHAQRHGFADSLGVDDIESGVKAKLKEAMEKAFWDGVMESMRQEQPDLSWVLKLLTEVRDELCEMSPESWRQEISDAIDIDILTQVLRNGTLDINYLGKIMEYALITLQKLSAPANDDEMKNAHQNLLVDLRQMSLTEEDSDSSAAVAVVKGLRFVLKQIQTLKKEISRARIRMIEPLIKGPAGLEYLQKAFSDRYGPPSNASASLPLTKNWLSLVRNNATQVWGEHLDSISTVPASPASGAQGIPSIALRTGGSVSAAPKTRSLDPITKDKEQPECMGERMDLFIRVGLLELVSQIEGLVQAALPETLQLNLSRLRTVQSQLQKIIVVSTSMLVLRQTLVTERLLTSPSDMDNIISQSARQLSHLLEKSEDVGLEEIVEVMIGLPESYKDAVNLEKLRSTMGVVTNLLSKSLQSGDPVFSSVSRAVRMATRAVVLGGTGGKGRHLAEVSLRRVGAAFLTDKVMDVAKVLIVMTTVSASVHGSWYEELSKNM; encoded by the exons ATGGCGTGTATGTCGTCTGGAGTGGAGTTTACGGAGATCGATGGCGGCGTTGGCGGTGTTGCGATGACTTTTCCGGTGAACGACGGTGGCGCGTCGCCGAAACTTCCTCGGAGACTTCGTCGGCGGCTTTCTGAGTGTCGGAGTCCGGTCACTGTTGAGGAAATTGAGGCTAAGCTTAAGGAAGCCGATATTCGTCGTCAG CAATTCTACGACCTTTTATCCAGCAAAGCAAGACCGAAGCAACGAAGTCCCTCACGTTTATCCTCTCAAGAAGTTGATCTTGGTCAGCGAATTGAAGCTAAGCTTAATGCTGCTGAGCAGAAGAG GTTGAGCATTCTTTCAAAGGCTCAGATGCGTCTGGCTAGGTTAGAGGAGGTGCGACAAGCAGCAAAAAATGGAGTGCAAATGGAAGTTGAGAAAAAACGAGGGGAATTAGGCATGAAAGTTGAATCTCGAGTTAAGCAAGCTGAAGCAAACAGAATGCTCATCATGAAATCTCGTAGGCAATGGAGAGCTATGAGGAAAGAGCGGACAGCTCAATCATTGACGCGGAGGATGATACAAGAGAGCAAATATAAGGAGCATGTGCAAGCTGCTATCCACCAGAAACGTTTGTCTGCGGAGAGGAAAAGGTTGGGATTGCTAGAAGCAGAGAGGTCAAAGGCTCACGCATGGTCATCACGAGTGCAAAGAGTGGCCAATTCAATTCATAATCAAAGGGAGATGGAGAGAATGAAAAAAAGGGATCAACTTGAAGATCGGTTGCAGAGG GCAAGGAGACAAAGGGCAGAACTCCTTAAGCAGAGAAAGAGTTTAAATAATACCCCAAATGCTGATTCGTATATGATGAAAGAACAGGCTGAAAAACTTGATAGAATATTGGCAAGGTTTTGGAGACGATTTGTGGAGACAAAAGGAACAACATTCTTCTTGGTAAAAGCTTTTGAGCACTTGAATATCAATGAGAAATCAGTCAGGTCAATGCCTTTTGAGCAGCTTGCATACCTGATTGGGTCAAGATCTACACTAGAGATTGCAAGTTCTTTCCTTGATCGACTTGAAGTCCATCTCAGGGTTCGGTCAGGAAATAATGGTTCTTTAGGGATGGAGAACATTAATCACCTCTTGAAGCGGGTTGCTACTCCAGTGCGCAAGCGTTATGTGAACCAGACAGTAAAGGTTGGAAAACAGAAGAAACCTACGCCTGCAAGAGAGAAGACCCAGAGCTCCTGTGAACTGTCAAGGTATCCTGTGAGAATCGCCCTCTGTGCATTCATGATTTTGGGACACCCAGATGCTGTTTTCAGTGGCAGAGGTGAAGATGAGATTGCCCTTGCTGAAGCTGCTACGAAGTTTATACAGGAGTTTGAGCTGTTGACAAAAGTAATATTGGAAGGTGGTTGTATAAAATCATCTTCTAAGAGTAATAATCTGACTTTCAGATCGCAGCTTGAGGCATTCGATAAAGCCTGGTGCTTGTATCTGTATCGCTTTGTGGTATGGAAAGTGAAGGATGCTAAATTGTTGGAAGAAGATTTGGTGAGAGCTGCCTGCCAAATGGAGGTGTCTATGATGCATACCTGTAAGCTGTCGCCTGAGGGATCATCTTCCAAGAGTAATAAACTTACTCATGATATGAAGGCTATCCAAAAGCAGGTATTGGAAGATCAGACGCTTCTCAAAGAAAAAGTGCAGAATCTCAGTGGGGTTGCTGGCATTGTAAGGATGGAGAATGCCATTTCTGATGCACGAGCTAGATTCTTTTCTAAGGATACAGGGAGTCCGTTTACATCCCCCGTTGCTCACATCACATCTCCAAGTTCTGGTTTATCAGACACTTCTCCCGGTATTGTTACTTGTGAAACAAACATCATGGCTGATGGTGGAGGACAATCAAGCAGCGTGGCACGATCACTGTTTAAAGAAGACATTGCTTCAGAAAATCCAGTTATATCAGCTTGTCCACCTGCTCCACGTGGTGTTGGTGCCCAGTTAAGCGATTTAACATTAACACCGTTTACCGAGAACGAAGTATTAGTGAATGAGATTGTCCATGCACAGCGTCATGGTTTTGCTGATAGCCTCGGTGTCGATGATATTGAGAGTGGTGTCAAG GCGAAATTGAAGGAGGCTATGGAAAAGGCATTTTGGGACGGTGTCATGGAATCCATGAGGCAGGAGCAGCCTGACTTAAGTTGGGTTCTTAAGCTTTTGACTGAAGTCAGGGATGAACTCTGCGAGATGTCTCCTGAAAGTTGGAGACAGGAGATCTCTGATGCAATTGATATAGATATTCTCACACAG GTGCTGAGAAATGGAACATTGGATATCAATTACCTAGGTAAAATTATGGAATATGCATTGATCACCCTGCAGAAGCTGTCGGCTCCAGCAAACGATGATGAGATGAAGAATGCTCACCAGAACTTATTGGTCGATCTGAGACAAATGTCACTAACTGAAGAAGATTCTGATTCTTCAGCTGCCGTAGCAGTGGTCAAGGGTCTTCGTTTTGTGTTGAAACAAATTCAG ACCCTCAAAAAGGAGATTAGCAGAGCTCGAATCAGGATGATTGAGCCCTTGATCAAGGGGCCTGCCGGCTTGGAATATCTACAGAAAGCCTTTTCAGATCGATATGGACCTCCATCTAATGCCTCTGCATCTCTACCGTTGACAAAGAATTGGCTCTCTTTGGTGAGGAATAATGCGACACAAGTGTGGGGTGAACATTTGGACTCGATATCAACAGTTCCAGCTTCTCCGGCAAGTGGTGCGCAGGGGATACCATCAATTGCACTTCGAACAGGAGGAAGTGTATCAGCGGCGCCAAAAACCCGCTCTCTGGACCCAATTACCAAAG ATAAAGAGCAGCCAGAGTGCATGGGAGAAAGGATGGATTTATTTATAAGGGTGGGTTTATTGGAGTTGGTAAGCCAGATCGAGGGCCTGGTGCAAGCAGCTTTGCCTGAAACTCTGCAGCTTAATTTATCTAGGCTGAGAACTGTTCAGTCTCAATTGCAGAAAATTATTGTTGTTTCCACAAG CATGTTAGTCCTCCGCCAGACTTTGGTCACTGAGCGTTTGTTAACAAGCCCATCAGACATGGACAACATAATTTCTCAATCTGCCAGGCAACTCTCCCACTTACTCGAGAAATCTGAAGACGTGGGCCTTGAAGAAATTGTCGAAGTTATGATTGGGCTCCCAGAATCTTATAAAGATGCTGTGAACCTTGAGAAGCTGCGGTCAACAATGGGGGTTGTGACAAACTTGCTGTCTAAGAGTTTACAATCAGGAGATCCGGTATTCTCAAGTGTGTCCCGAGCTGTCCGCATGGCTACAAGGGCTGTAGTGCTCGGTGGGACTGGAGGCAAGGGCCGTCACCTGGCTGAGGTTTCACTCCGGCGTGTCGGGGCGGCTTTCCTTACTGATAAGGTGATGGATGTGGCAAAAGTGTTGATTGTTATGACTACAGTGTCTGCCAGTGTTCATGGCTCATGGTATGAGGAGCTGTCGAAGAATATGTGA
- the LOC141596964 gene encoding uncharacterized protein LOC141596964, giving the protein MTPIDNIQPGPPTAQLLKQGFEEHKIPQINFLVTFSPKNKKKSPPKFNTKSTSMAENSNEKGIPKQYDLDSKWDACLDLSLRRVVYSSVAGAFSGLLLFRSPVTRWASVALGAGVGIGSAYSDCSRLFDKPTANLSPTAVSESPASQDRQE; this is encoded by the exons ATGACACCCATAGACAATATCCAACCAGGCCCGCCCACGGCCCAACTACTAAAACAAGGGTTTGAAGAACACAAAatcccccaaatcaattttctTGTAACTTTCTCCCCGAAGAATAAGAAGAAATCACCCCCAAAATTCAACACCAAATCAACATCAATGGCGGAAAACAGCAATGAAAAGGGAATACCTAAACAATACGACTTGGATTCAAAGTGGGACGCTTGCCTTGATCTCTCTCTCCGTCGCGTCGTCTACTCCTCCGTCGCCGGCGCTTTTTCTGGCCTCCTTCTTTTCC GTAGTCCTGTTACCCGCTGGGCTTCTGTTGCTCTTGGAGCTGGAGTAGGTATTGGATCTGCTTACTCAGATTGCTCGCGGCTGTTTGACAAACCCACTGCAAATTTGAGTCCCACTGCTGTTTCCGAATCCCCAGCTTCCCAG GATCGACAAGAGTAA